In one Zobellia galactanivorans genomic region, the following are encoded:
- the tgt gene encoding tRNA guanosine(34) transglycosylase Tgt gives MKFTLHHTDPKSKARAGTMVTDHGVIETPIFMPVGTVASVKSVHQRELKEDINPDIILGNTYHLFLRPKTEILKKAGGLHKFMGWDRNILTDSGGYQVYSLSGNRKIKEEGVKFKSHIDGTTHLFTPENVMEIQRVIGADIIMAFDECTPYPCDYRYAERSMHMTHRWLERCITHLKKTPFEYDYSQAFFPIVQGSTYTDLRKRSAEYIAGVGAEGNAIGGLSVGEPAEEMYAMTEVVCEILPEDKPRYLMGVGTPINILENIALGIDMFDCVMPTRNARNGMLFTAHGTINIKNKKWEDDFSPVDEMGITFVDLEYSKAYLRHLFVAKEYLGKQIATIHNLGFYLWLVREARKHILAGDFTEWKDRMVKQMDKRL, from the coding sequence TTGAAATTTACCTTACACCATACAGACCCTAAGAGTAAAGCCCGTGCCGGAACCATGGTTACCGATCACGGCGTAATAGAAACCCCTATATTCATGCCGGTAGGTACCGTTGCTTCGGTAAAAAGTGTGCACCAGCGTGAATTGAAGGAAGATATCAATCCCGATATTATTTTGGGAAATACCTATCACCTTTTCCTTCGGCCCAAGACGGAAATTCTAAAGAAGGCCGGGGGACTCCATAAGTTTATGGGGTGGGATAGGAATATCCTTACCGACAGTGGGGGGTATCAAGTGTATTCCCTCTCGGGAAACCGTAAGATAAAGGAAGAAGGGGTGAAGTTCAAGTCGCATATCGACGGTACGACCCATCTTTTTACACCGGAAAACGTGATGGAAATACAGCGTGTTATAGGGGCCGATATTATCATGGCCTTTGACGAATGTACGCCTTATCCATGCGATTATCGCTATGCAGAACGGTCTATGCATATGACCCACAGGTGGCTGGAGCGCTGTATAACGCACTTAAAAAAGACCCCCTTTGAATATGATTATTCACAGGCATTCTTTCCGATAGTACAAGGTTCTACCTATACCGATCTAAGAAAACGCTCGGCCGAGTATATTGCCGGGGTAGGGGCCGAAGGTAATGCTATCGGTGGCCTGTCCGTTGGCGAGCCCGCCGAGGAAATGTATGCCATGACCGAGGTGGTCTGCGAAATATTGCCCGAAGACAAACCAAGATATCTGATGGGGGTAGGTACGCCTATCAATATTTTGGAGAACATTGCCTTGGGGATCGATATGTTCGATTGTGTAATGCCTACGCGAAATGCGCGAAACGGAATGTTGTTTACGGCCCATGGAACGATTAATATAAAGAACAAAAAATGGGAGGACGATTTTTCTCCCGTTGATGAAATGGGGATCACCTTTGTCGACCTCGAATATTCAAAGGCCTATTTGCGCCATTTGTTCGTGGCCAAGGAGTATTTGGGCAAGCAAATTGCCACCATTCACAACCTAGGATTCTATCTTTGGTTGGTTCGTGAAGCTCGAAAGCATATTTTAGCGGGGGATTTTACCGAATGGAAAGACCGTATGGTGAAACAAATGGATAAACGATTGTAG
- a CDS encoding RNA-binding S4 domain-containing protein — MRIDKYLWSTRYFKTRNIASTACKKGQVKVNDQVVKPSREVYPMDKIIVRKDQINLQLTVLDTPKSRVGAKLVDIYRKDTTPKEAFEHNELLKQAKEHYRKKGTGRPTKKDRRDIEEYLDDPEAAPDDFVQKE; from the coding sequence ATGCGAATTGACAAGTACTTGTGGAGTACCCGTTATTTTAAGACCCGGAACATTGCTTCTACGGCCTGTAAAAAAGGTCAGGTAAAAGTTAACGACCAAGTGGTCAAACCTTCCCGCGAGGTCTACCCTATGGACAAAATAATAGTACGAAAAGACCAGATCAACCTTCAACTTACGGTTTTGGACACCCCGAAAAGCCGGGTCGGTGCCAAATTGGTCGATATTTATAGAAAGGACACCACCCCAAAAGAGGCTTTCGAACATAACGAACTTTTAAAACAGGCCAAGGAACACTACCGAAAGAAAGGAACGGGAAGGCCCACCAAAAAAGACCGTCGCGATATTGAAGAGTACTTAGACGACCCGGAAGCCGCTCCCGACGATTTTGTCCAAAAAGAATAA
- a CDS encoding shikimate kinase, whose amino-acid sequence MKIVLLGYMGSGKSTIGKILAHKGNLEFIDLDHYIEQAENMSVSDIFRIRGELYFRKKEHQYLNEVLDQKEGFVLSLGGGTPCYGDNMKSIIEKTENTFYLKVSISELTKRLLKEKDERPLVKNIAEDELPEFIGKHLFERNQFYSQAHKVITCDTKDVKDIVEEIKVALV is encoded by the coding sequence GTGAAAATAGTATTGTTAGGATATATGGGTAGTGGTAAGAGTACCATTGGTAAAATATTGGCCCATAAAGGAAACTTGGAATTCATAGATCTTGACCATTATATTGAGCAGGCCGAAAATATGTCGGTTTCAGATATCTTTAGAATAAGGGGAGAGCTCTACTTCAGAAAAAAGGAACATCAATACCTGAACGAGGTGCTTGATCAAAAGGAGGGTTTTGTGCTGTCCCTCGGTGGCGGAACCCCCTGTTATGGCGATAATATGAAATCGATTATCGAAAAGACAGAGAATACCTTTTACTTAAAAGTTTCGATTTCTGAATTGACCAAGCGCCTCCTAAAAGAGAAAGACGAACGCCCATTGGTCAAGAATATAGCCGAAGACGAGCTGCCCGAGTTTATCGGTAAGCACCTGTTCGAACGAAACCAATTTTACAGCCAGGCCCACAAGGTCATTACCTGCGATACCAAAGACGTAAAAGATATTGTGGAAGAAATAAAGGTAGCCTTAGTCTAG
- a CDS encoding Lrp/AsnC family transcriptional regulator — METIDEIDLKILRILQVDAKRTAKEIAESLHMTASPVYERIKRLEKRGFIKKYVALLNKKQLGKHVSAICMVSLRYHNEGFIDTFEKQIKELKEVQECYHMAGKVDFFLKIHLKSLEGYHEFVRTKLSKIDNIGVLESYFVLKEISNGTEFDI; from the coding sequence ATGGAAACGATCGATGAGATAGATTTAAAAATTTTACGGATTTTGCAGGTCGATGCGAAACGGACGGCCAAGGAAATAGCCGAATCGCTCCATATGACGGCTTCTCCGGTCTATGAACGAATAAAGCGCTTGGAGAAAAGGGGCTTTATAAAAAAGTATGTGGCCCTTTTAAACAAAAAACAATTGGGGAAACACGTAAGTGCCATCTGCATGGTTTCATTGCGGTATCACAATGAGGGGTTTATCGATACGTTTGAAAAGCAGATAAAGGAATTAAAGGAGGTGCAAGAGTGTTACCACATGGCAGGCAAGGTAGATTTCTTCCTGAAAATTCATTTGAAAAGCCTTGAGGGCTATCATGAGTTCGTCAGGACCAAACTGTCTAAGATCGATAATATAGGCGTGTTGGAGAGTTATTTTGTGCTGAAGGAGATATCCAATGGAACCGAGTTCGATATCTAA
- a CDS encoding transketolase, protein MKTTKNEHLQMAKLDELQDIVVQTRRDILRMVHKVNSGHPGGSLGCTEFLVALYNEVMDLKEGFDMDGKDEDLFFLSNGHISPVFYSVLARKGYFPVEELNTFRLLNSRLQGHPTTHEGLPGVRVASGSLGQGMSVAIGAALAKKLNGDNHLVYSLHGDGELQEGQNWEAIMYAAGNKVDNLISTIDRNGQQIDGPTEEVLPLGNLKEKFEVFGWDVLEVAEGNNLEAIINGLNEAKSRTGKGKPVCIILDTMMGNGVDFMMHTHAWHGKAPSDEQLANALSQNPETLGDY, encoded by the coding sequence TTGAAAACTACTAAAAACGAACATTTACAAATGGCAAAATTAGACGAACTACAAGATATCGTAGTACAGACCCGAAGGGATATTCTACGCATGGTACACAAGGTAAATTCAGGTCACCCAGGGGGTTCTTTGGGCTGTACCGAATTTTTGGTCGCGCTTTACAATGAAGTAATGGACCTTAAAGAAGGTTTTGATATGGACGGTAAGGACGAAGACCTTTTCTTTCTTTCAAACGGCCACATCTCACCTGTTTTTTACAGTGTTTTGGCAAGAAAGGGATACTTTCCCGTGGAAGAATTAAATACCTTCCGTTTATTGAACTCCCGTCTTCAAGGACACCCGACTACCCACGAAGGCCTACCAGGGGTTCGTGTAGCATCGGGATCTTTAGGTCAAGGAATGTCCGTAGCGATCGGTGCGGCATTAGCCAAGAAATTGAACGGAGATAACCATTTGGTCTATAGTCTTCACGGTGATGGCGAATTACAGGAAGGCCAAAACTGGGAAGCCATTATGTATGCTGCCGGAAATAAAGTTGACAACCTGATCTCTACCATAGATAGGAACGGACAGCAGATCGACGGCCCTACCGAAGAAGTGCTTCCTTTAGGAAACCTAAAAGAGAAGTTCGAAGTTTTCGGATGGGATGTTCTTGAAGTAGCCGAAGGCAACAACCTTGAAGCCATAATCAATGGACTGAACGAGGCCAAGAGCAGAACAGGAAAAGGAAAACCCGTATGTATCATACTAGATACCATGATGGGCAACGGTGTAGATTTTATGATGCACACCCATGCATGGCACGGTAAAGCACCTAGCGACGAGCAATTAGCGAACGCTTTAAGCCAAAACCCAGAAACCTTAGGTGATTATTAA
- a CDS encoding phosphoribosyltransferase family protein: MENKILTHQQIQYKIERIAYQIYEANVEEKEIIIAGIDGGGLNFAKKLQKVLKKVTDAEITLCKVMMDKKNPLRSGVKTSIPESEYQDKSIVLVDDVLNSGTTLIYGVHHFLKTPVKQLKTAVLVNRNHKKYPVKADYKGISLSTSLQEHVHVKFQSKNDMVYLD, encoded by the coding sequence ATGGAAAACAAAATACTTACGCACCAGCAGATCCAATATAAAATAGAACGTATTGCCTATCAGATTTACGAGGCCAATGTTGAAGAAAAGGAAATTATCATAGCCGGCATTGATGGCGGGGGACTCAATTTTGCAAAAAAACTGCAGAAGGTGCTAAAGAAAGTCACCGATGCCGAAATCACACTCTGTAAGGTTATGATGGACAAAAAGAACCCCTTGCGAAGTGGCGTAAAAACCTCGATCCCGGAATCGGAATACCAAGACAAATCCATTGTTCTGGTCGACGATGTACTAAACTCGGGTACCACGCTCATTTACGGCGTACACCATTTTCTAAAAACCCCTGTCAAGCAGCTCAAGACGGCGGTACTGGTCAACAGAAACCATAAAAAATACCCTGTAAAAGCCGATTATAAGGGCATTTCCCTATCGACCTCCTTACAAGAACATGTACACGTGAAATTTCAGTCCAAGAACGACATGGTCTACCTAGACTAA
- a CDS encoding RNA polymerase sigma factor: protein MDKKVIYIDEKLVSKLQKGDEHAYELLFNKYHKDIYRYAYSLIKSKEHAEEVVQEVFVKVWLKRAKLKPELSFKSFLFTIAKNTAYDFLVKASKDQKLKQHVFNNTSVSYSPVENYMLNTEYELLKEKAINSLPPKRKLIFEMSRNEGKSYQDISSELGITTQTVKNQMSQALGSISIFLESYGGITFMLLQIPYFF, encoded by the coding sequence TTGGACAAAAAAGTAATCTATATTGATGAGAAACTTGTTTCAAAACTCCAAAAAGGAGATGAACATGCTTATGAATTACTTTTCAATAAATACCACAAAGATATTTATAGGTACGCCTATAGTTTGATTAAATCCAAAGAACATGCCGAAGAGGTAGTTCAAGAAGTCTTCGTAAAAGTTTGGTTAAAGAGAGCTAAACTTAAACCCGAACTATCTTTCAAATCATTTCTCTTCACAATTGCCAAAAACACGGCCTACGACTTTTTGGTGAAGGCATCAAAAGACCAAAAATTAAAACAGCACGTCTTTAACAACACTTCCGTTTCCTACTCCCCAGTAGAAAATTACATGCTCAACACCGAGTATGAATTGCTCAAAGAAAAAGCCATCAACAGCCTCCCCCCAAAAAGAAAGCTCATCTTCGAAATGTCGAGAAACGAAGGCAAAAGTTATCAAGATATCAGTTCGGAACTAGGTATTACCACCCAAACGGTCAAAAATCAAATGAGCCAAGCCTTGGGCAGTATTTCGATTTTTCTTGAATCGTATGGAGGTATCACCTTTATGTTGCTGCAAATTCCGTACTTTTTTTAG
- a CDS encoding FecR family protein, giving the protein MGIVLFSFTGVFYIQTLIMHQHKPISELLKRYILNECDEEETSWVISYFQSSTNSNDIPSVEEVLQLLKEHQKTEATSTDLSFGDILKTAKEKEHSIPSKTKSSTLWRKYASIAALFIGVLATSYFFWKDSLADNTMIIPPNAITLEMEDGQIQVLSEDGTKQVIGKNGNVVGLQKGNQIVYEGSSTAEKPIFNTLKVPYGKRFELKLSDGTVINLNAGTSLRYPTKFLKDQDRTVYLSGEAFFDVAKDSLRPFIVKADQLDVRVLGTHFNVSSYPEDTQTNVVLVEGSVGMYEQTQSFDQLTSTVLEPGFMGSFEKENGTIETQEVSTDIYTSWMNGNLVFRNMSFESILKKMERHYNVSITNHNTRLGEEIFNASYANITIQKVLEDLKVTYGIDYSINDTHITINQNPTSMK; this is encoded by the coding sequence ATGGGAATAGTACTTTTTTCCTTTACGGGAGTATTCTATATACAAACACTGATCATGCATCAACACAAACCTATTTCTGAACTTTTAAAACGCTACATTCTCAATGAATGTGACGAGGAAGAGACTTCCTGGGTCATCTCCTATTTCCAAAGTTCTACAAATTCGAACGACATACCTTCCGTTGAGGAGGTGTTGCAGTTATTGAAAGAGCACCAAAAAACCGAAGCTACCTCCACGGACCTTTCCTTTGGTGATATATTGAAGACGGCCAAGGAAAAAGAACATTCGATCCCGTCAAAAACAAAGTCGTCTACCTTGTGGCGTAAATACGCCTCTATAGCCGCCCTTTTCATAGGTGTGCTCGCTACGAGTTATTTCTTTTGGAAAGACAGCCTGGCAGACAACACAATGATCATACCGCCCAATGCCATTACCTTGGAAATGGAAGACGGCCAAATTCAGGTACTTAGTGAAGATGGCACAAAGCAAGTTATTGGCAAAAACGGAAATGTAGTAGGCCTACAAAAAGGAAACCAAATTGTTTACGAGGGTAGCAGTACCGCAGAAAAACCAATATTCAACACCCTTAAGGTGCCTTATGGCAAAAGGTTTGAACTAAAACTCTCCGATGGCACCGTTATAAACCTTAACGCAGGCACTTCCCTTAGGTATCCTACCAAATTTTTAAAGGACCAAGACCGAACAGTGTATTTATCAGGGGAAGCCTTCTTTGATGTGGCCAAAGATTCTTTGCGCCCCTTTATCGTAAAAGCCGACCAATTGGACGTACGGGTGCTCGGTACGCATTTTAATGTTTCGTCCTATCCCGAGGATACCCAGACCAACGTAGTGCTTGTAGAAGGTTCCGTGGGAATGTACGAACAAACACAATCTTTCGACCAGCTAACAAGTACCGTTCTTGAGCCTGGTTTTATGGGGTCATTTGAAAAAGAAAACGGTACGATCGAAACCCAAGAAGTTTCCACCGATATCTACACTTCTTGGATGAACGGAAACCTGGTCTTTCGCAATATGAGCTTTGAAAGCATCTTGAAGAAAATGGAGCGACATTATAACGTATCCATAACCAATCACAACACCCGATTGGGGGAAGAAATCTTTAATGCAAGCTACGCGAACATCACCATACAAAAAGTACTCGAAGATTTAAAGGTGACCTACGGCATAGATTATTCAATAAACGACACTCACATAACAATTAACCAAAACCCTACATCTATGAAATAA
- a CDS encoding transketolase family protein gives MTKYIDQGKNDTRSGYGDAMTELGRTNPNVVALCADLVGSLKIQPFIDENPERFFQIGIAEANMMGIAAGLTIGGKIPFASTFANFATGRVYDQIRQSIAYSGKNVKICASHAGVTLGEDGATHQILEDIGMMKMLPGMTVINPCDYNQTKAATLAIAEYDGPVYLRFGRPKVANFTPVDQKFEIGKAVMLSEGTDVTIVATGHLVWEALIAAEKLEEQGISAEVINIHTIKPFDEEAVLKSVKKTGCIVTAEEHNYLGGLGETVARTLTVQHPAPQEFVATQDTFGESGTPEQLMEKYGLNNKAIEKAVLKVLKRK, from the coding sequence ATGACAAAATATATAGATCAAGGAAAAAACGATACTAGAAGTGGCTACGGAGACGCCATGACCGAGTTAGGAAGAACCAACCCTAATGTAGTAGCCCTTTGTGCCGATTTGGTAGGTTCTTTAAAAATACAGCCTTTTATTGACGAGAATCCCGAGAGATTCTTTCAAATAGGTATAGCCGAAGCCAACATGATGGGTATCGCAGCCGGACTCACCATTGGAGGAAAGATTCCTTTTGCCAGTACATTCGCCAACTTTGCAACAGGTAGGGTTTACGACCAGATCCGTCAGTCTATCGCCTACTCCGGAAAGAATGTAAAAATATGTGCTTCGCACGCTGGTGTAACCCTTGGTGAAGACGGTGCCACCCACCAGATTTTAGAGGACATCGGTATGATGAAAATGCTTCCGGGCATGACGGTCATCAACCCATGTGACTACAACCAAACGAAGGCCGCTACTTTGGCCATCGCCGAATATGATGGACCTGTATACTTGCGCTTTGGCCGACCAAAAGTAGCCAACTTTACCCCCGTCGACCAAAAATTCGAAATCGGCAAGGCCGTAATGCTAAGCGAAGGTACCGATGTAACCATAGTTGCCACAGGTCACTTGGTATGGGAAGCTTTGATCGCTGCAGAAAAACTGGAAGAACAAGGAATTTCAGCAGAGGTTATCAATATCCACACCATCAAACCCTTTGATGAGGAAGCGGTGTTAAAATCAGTTAAAAAAACAGGTTGCATCGTAACTGCCGAAGAGCACAATTACTTGGGCGGACTCGGAGAGACAGTGGCCAGAACCCTTACAGTACAGCATCCTGCACCTCAAGAGTTCGTTGCAACGCAAGATACTTTTGGCGAAAGCGGCACCCCAGAACAACTTATGGAGAAGTACGGACTAAACAATAAAGCTATTGAGAAGGCCGTTTTAAAGGTATTGAAAAGGAAATAA
- a CDS encoding porin family protein, which produces MRRTLLTAVFALVSIAAFSQKDLVEIGVKAGLNYSANGDYFESIGDAARDPDRNMGYHLGLFGKIGISRIYFRPELMYTKTKSDYNGDKFDISKLDMPLLVGIKIIGPLHVFAGPSFQYILDTEFDGISIDDIENDFSVGANIGAGVDLGKLGIDIRYERGFNSNEATFINTNITELGPSRVDARPDQLIVSLSLTL; this is translated from the coding sequence ATGAGAAGAACACTCCTTACAGCGGTTTTTGCTTTGGTAAGCATCGCTGCATTTTCGCAAAAAGATTTGGTTGAAATCGGTGTAAAAGCCGGCCTGAACTACAGTGCCAATGGAGACTATTTTGAATCCATTGGGGATGCGGCCAGAGACCCTGACCGAAACATGGGATACCATTTGGGATTATTTGGAAAAATCGGTATAAGCCGTATTTACTTCAGACCCGAATTGATGTACACCAAAACAAAGTCCGATTACAACGGAGACAAGTTCGACATCAGCAAGTTAGACATGCCTTTGTTGGTAGGTATCAAGATTATCGGTCCCTTACACGTATTTGCCGGACCTTCGTTCCAATATATCCTAGATACCGAATTTGACGGTATCAGTATAGACGATATTGAAAACGACTTTAGTGTAGGCGCCAATATCGGAGCCGGTGTAGACTTAGGCAAGTTGGGTATCGATATCCGGTACGAGAGAGGCTTTAACAGCAACGAAGCTACCTTTATCAACACCAACATAACCGAGCTAGGTCCAAGTCGCGTAGATGCGAGGCCTGACCAGCTGATCGTTAGTTTGTCTTTGACTTTATAA
- a CDS encoding FKBP-type peptidyl-prolyl cis-trans isomerase has protein sequence MNRIVALSALVVVLWSCNNDDGGVTIEPPRPLTEVLGEDEVKIQEYLKTHYYNYAEFENPSEDFDYKIKVMEIEEGDTDVIPLIDQVESKSVKVSATTEEGEEELSHTYYYLVAKEGVGESPTVADSTFVKYEGTLLDGTRFDGTDSYSWQYLPQFLRGYAEGVSHLNSGGAVVENEDGTFTISDPGVGMVIMPSGLAYYNSTPSVLIPTYSPLVFTLELGVFVKDTDYDGDGVPSIMEDLNNDGNLNNDDTDGDGLPDHQDSDDDNDGTLTSDEIEVDGEGNVTFPDADGDTVPDYLDSDTK, from the coding sequence ATGAATCGAATAGTTGCCTTGTCGGCGTTGGTAGTTGTACTATGGTCTTGTAATAACGATGATGGCGGTGTCACGATAGAACCCCCAAGACCTCTGACCGAGGTTTTGGGTGAAGATGAAGTTAAGATTCAGGAATATCTTAAAACGCATTATTACAATTATGCCGAATTTGAAAATCCATCCGAAGATTTTGATTATAAGATCAAAGTGATGGAAATAGAGGAGGGCGATACCGATGTGATTCCCTTGATCGATCAAGTAGAATCAAAATCGGTAAAAGTGTCGGCCACTACCGAAGAAGGGGAAGAAGAGTTGTCTCACACCTATTACTATTTGGTAGCAAAGGAAGGGGTCGGGGAATCTCCTACAGTAGCGGATTCTACTTTTGTGAAATATGAGGGGACATTATTGGATGGAACACGCTTTGATGGAACGGATAGTTATTCGTGGCAATATCTTCCTCAATTTTTAAGGGGATATGCAGAAGGGGTCTCCCATTTGAATTCTGGTGGAGCGGTTGTGGAGAACGAGGACGGTACCTTTACGATAAGTGATCCGGGAGTGGGAATGGTAATCATGCCTTCGGGTCTGGCTTATTATAATAGTACGCCTAGTGTCTTGATTCCGACTTATTCGCCTTTGGTCTTTACTTTGGAGTTGGGTGTTTTTGTAAAGGATACCGATTATGATGGGGATGGCGTGCCGTCTATCATGGAGGACCTGAACAATGATGGGAACTTGAACAACGATGATACCGATGGTGATGGATTGCCTGATCACCAAGACAGTGATGATGACAATGACGGAACATTGACAAGTGATGAAATTGAAGTGGACGGAGAGGGTAATGTTACTTTTCCTGATGCCGATGGCGATACTGTACCGGATTATCTGGATTCCGATACAAAATAA
- the kbl gene encoding glycine C-acetyltransferase, which translates to MYDNIKQQFQEELDSLEASGLFKKERIITTPQGACIDTKDHTNTLNFCANNYLGLSADPDVIEAGIDAMMTYGFGLSSVRFICGTQNIHKELEQKTAEFLGMEDCILYAAAFDANGGVFEPLLSKEDAIISDELNHASIIDGIRLCKAQRHRYKHNDMQALEEELKKASGARRKLIVTDGVFSMDGTIAQLDKICDLAEKYGAMVMVDECHATGFIGETGRGTHEYKGVMDQVDIITGTYGKALGGASGGFTAARKEIVALLRQKSRPYLFSNTLAPAIAGASLRVLEHLENSNELIEKLRQNTEQFRAGMTQAGFDIIPGTHPIVPVMLYDAKLAQQFASKLLEEGIYVIAFFYPVVPKEKARIRVQLSASHTQEQIAKAIAAFTKVGTELGVLNTLV; encoded by the coding sequence ATGTACGACAATATAAAACAACAGTTTCAAGAAGAACTGGACTCCCTTGAAGCGTCCGGACTATTTAAAAAAGAACGTATCATCACTACCCCGCAAGGGGCCTGCATCGACACAAAAGACCACACAAATACCCTCAACTTTTGTGCGAACAACTATTTAGGGCTTTCTGCCGACCCAGATGTCATTGAAGCCGGTATAGATGCAATGATGACCTATGGTTTCGGACTTTCATCGGTACGCTTTATCTGCGGGACCCAGAACATACACAAAGAACTGGAACAAAAGACGGCGGAATTTTTAGGTATGGAAGATTGCATCCTTTATGCTGCCGCATTCGACGCCAACGGAGGCGTATTCGAACCGCTACTGTCAAAAGAAGATGCCATCATCTCTGACGAATTGAACCACGCCAGCATTATAGACGGCATACGCTTATGCAAGGCCCAAAGGCACCGCTATAAGCACAACGACATGCAGGCCCTTGAGGAGGAACTAAAAAAAGCCTCCGGCGCAAGACGAAAACTTATCGTCACCGATGGGGTCTTCTCTATGGACGGAACTATTGCCCAACTAGATAAAATCTGTGACTTGGCCGAGAAATACGGGGCCATGGTAATGGTAGACGAATGCCATGCCACCGGATTTATTGGGGAAACCGGAAGAGGAACCCATGAGTACAAAGGTGTAATGGACCAGGTAGACATCATTACCGGCACCTATGGAAAAGCCTTGGGAGGGGCCTCGGGAGGTTTTACGGCCGCCAGAAAGGAAATCGTAGCCCTATTGCGACAAAAGTCGAGACCTTACTTGTTCTCCAACACCCTTGCCCCGGCCATTGCAGGGGCTTCTTTAAGAGTTTTGGAACATTTGGAAAACTCCAATGAGCTTATTGAAAAACTCCGACAGAATACGGAGCAATTCCGAGCTGGAATGACCCAGGCCGGCTTTGACATCATACCGGGCACACATCCCATTGTTCCCGTAATGCTTTACGACGCGAAGTTGGCGCAGCAGTTTGCCTCAAAACTTCTAGAGGAAGGAATTTACGTGATAGCCTTCTTTTATCCCGTGGTACCCAAGGAAAAAGCCCGTATACGAGTGCAACTTTCCGCATCGCACACGCAAGAGCAAATCGCTAAGGCCATAGCCGCATTTACCAAAGTGGGCACCGAACTCGGCGTATTGAATACGCTTGTGTAA
- a CDS encoding NAD-dependent epimerase/dehydratase family protein, producing MSKQKILVTGANGQLGTVLSKALIERYGNDSVITSDLRDKANSPNVHEILDATDTAGLKRIITTHGITEIYHLAAVLSAKGEEDPIRTWEINLKSLLSVLSVAAEHMLNKVFFPSSIAVYGGDIRKWDTPQDAPLNPSTVYGISKAAGENWANYYFTKYGLDVRSLRYPGIIGHESLPGGGTTDYAVDIFHKAVQGQKFDCYLHEDATLPMIYMDDAIRATIELMEAPKNCISIRTSYNLQAASFRPKDVAKAIRKFYPDFQIDYKPDFRQDIAASWPYSLDDSKAREDWKWRPQFQLKDIVAEMISELSKQYTKQGYKTCTTI from the coding sequence ATGAGCAAGCAAAAAATTTTGGTTACCGGGGCTAACGGTCAGTTAGGGACCGTGCTTAGCAAGGCCCTAATTGAACGATATGGCAATGATTCGGTCATCACTTCAGACCTTAGGGATAAAGCTAATTCCCCAAACGTTCATGAAATTTTAGATGCTACCGACACTGCCGGTCTCAAGCGTATTATCACTACCCACGGTATTACGGAAATCTATCATTTAGCGGCGGTTCTTTCGGCCAAGGGTGAAGAAGATCCCATTCGCACTTGGGAAATCAACCTTAAAAGTCTGCTTTCGGTTCTAAGTGTCGCGGCCGAACATATGTTGAACAAGGTATTTTTCCCTAGCTCAATTGCCGTTTACGGTGGTGACATCAGAAAATGGGATACGCCCCAAGACGCCCCATTGAATCCTTCTACCGTTTACGGGATAAGCAAGGCTGCGGGCGAAAACTGGGCCAATTACTACTTTACCAAATACGGATTGGACGTGCGTTCCTTAAGATACCCTGGCATTATCGGGCATGAATCCCTTCCCGGTGGAGGCACCACCGACTATGCCGTCGATATTTTCCACAAGGCCGTTCAAGGCCAAAAATTCGATTGTTACCTGCACGAAGATGCCACACTGCCCATGATTTATATGGACGATGCCATTAGGGCCACCATTGAACTTATGGAAGCCCCTAAGAACTGTATCAGCATTCGAACTTCCTACAATTTACAAGCTGCCAGTTTTAGACCCAAGGATGTCGCAAAGGCCATCAGAAAGTTCTATCCCGATTTTCAAATCGACTATAAGCCCGATTTCCGACAAGACATCGCCGCTAGTTGGCCTTATTCATTAGATGACAGTAAAGCCCGCGAAGATTGGAAATGGCGCCCACAATTTCAATTGAAGGATATTGTGGCAGAAATGATTTCGGAATTAAGTAAACAATACACTAAACAAGGTTATAAGACATGTACGACAATATAA